TTGTTCTTTTATTGCTTCCATGTAcaataaattagattaaatctGTAAAGTTTTGCGTGTTAAGGATGACAGCAACTAATTAACCTATGAGTTGTCTTGATAATAACCAGCCCAATTtgtcaatttataaaattcataacataccatatattaataaattgacttttttaagtggtaaaaaaaaacaaaactgtgTTGGTAAAAAGGTAGGTTGAAGATTTCAACTTTTctaaagatataattaaaataagaattttcgaGGTGACttagatatatttaatttataagaaaaagttaacaaataacAAACTTATATAGGTAGTTACCAAGTTACAAAAGTTAAGTGTAGTTTACCttagtatataaattttgttttttgtttcccTAGATATATTCTGTCCTGGTGTGGATAATATGTAAACGCATTCAATGTGACTCAAACATGGTAATTTGATTTGTTTAGATGtaaatatgttaattaaaatgttttcatttgTATGTTTAAAGACGTTGCTAACAATAAATTTGTGGGTAGTGGGATCCCGTAAGTGGTGCCCCTTCAACTTGTCAACATAGTTTAAGAATATGCATTTcctatattttagatttaactTTGATCTTTCTTAGGAGTTGTACATCATGTATACTAGATAATCAGATATACGTAAGGATGAATAATCAACTAATTTGTCATTACATATCTCCATTGAATTTTTTAACTAGTGATCTCTATTAACAATGACTTTTTATCAAGTAATAGGCAGTTTTCACCACTTCTGTCCATAAAGACTTAGTTACTCCCCGAATTTGCAACATAGTTCTTATTCTTTTTAGAAGAGTTTTGTTCATTTGCTCTGCTACACCATTCTTATGAGGCGTTTGTGGAACAAAATATTGTCTGATAATACCCTCTTGCTTACAGAATGCTAGAAAGTTTCCATCTATGTATTCTCCCTTGTTATCTGTCCTTAAGCACTTGattctttttccaatttcaaGTTCCACTTGTGCTTTGAATTCCTGAAACCGATCAAACAAATATGACTTCTTCTTCATCGGGTACACCCACAATCTCTTGAAGTAATCATCAATGAatgatacaaaatatttttctcctttgaGGGATAGTTTCAGCGGTTCCCACACATCAGAATGAATCAAATCCAGTATGTGTTTACTTTTGGTAGTCACTCTAGTAAATTTCAATCTATGTTGCTTGTTGATTACACAGTGctcataaaataagtaaatcaACCTTTTTAAGCCTAAGTAGGAGATTGTGTTTTGCAAGGGTTTGCAGATTTCACTTTGGCATATGCCTAGTCTATGATGCCATGTTACTATCGCTTCTTCTTGACTTGTAGATGCAACCATTGCATTAACATCTTGCAATATATCTCCCATAAGCACATACAAGTTTGCCTTTATCTTCTCTACTTTCATTACTACCAGATTCCCTCTCACCATTTTTAGGATTCCACTTTCAACATGGATCTTGCACCCAAGGTCATCTAATTGTCCAACAAGCAATAGATTCTTCTTCAAGTCCTTCACATGTCGTATCCCTCGAAATGTGCGAATAGTGTCATTGTACTTTTTAAGTTTGATAGTACCAACTTTAGCAATCTTTAAGGAAAGACCATTTCCCATGAATACAAACCTTAAAGAGGTTCATAGGTATAAAGCTAAtctcaaatttaagtcatgtgcCATGTTGCACCTAAATATACTATCCATCTATCATGTAGTTATGTTTCACTCACCAGTATCTCAATTCTCCGAGGAACTTGTAACACAACCTTGTGAGATCAATGCTTCAAAGTTACTTCTTCTATTCTTCCTCCATCACATTTATATCActattaagtataaaaaaaccACTCCGAAGAAATTCTCAAATACTTAATGCAATATTaagaaagaagataaatgaGTTTTTTCGTTATTTCAAAAAGAAACTAAGTGATTCCTTTTATATGGAAAGGAAACTTCAAGACTATAGTCTACACCAATGTGGGACTTCTCCTTCACATATCAAATActagaaaaaacatattattttagatACAAGTTTAAGTAAACAAGATAAAGAGAGATACCATAATCTCTATTACcacattttaatattagttttcttATCATTAATAAGTGTATGAACAATCTCTtggaaattattaaaatgactATTCATTATTGTTGTTGGAAGGACAAAATATTTCagaataattgaattaattaaatgaaaatattctactataatatttttaaaaataattgtccTTATTCACTTATGTAGTGCTAATGATAAAGATCACaatgataaaatgaaagaaagtaaTTTTTCTTAGATTTCATATTGAATTAGAAAAGGATCAAATGatgcttttaaagaaaatatgatactagtcttttttttatcgaatataaatttaaatatttaacactAAAATATGCATTATTTTCAATTCCATAGGTTAATTATAGTGATGAATAATATTGTGAGAGTTACTATAGACATGTTAGTATGACGAAGTTTCTCATATCTTGCAAGACAACCTGAtggttgaaaaattatattgtgcTCACTTTTTTCACCTTGAATTATGTCAAAGTAGTGGTTTTGTGGTGTGAAATTAATCATGGTTATTGCTTGTAATGTTAATCACCCATTGCATGTatatattgtttaagtttcatttTTGTGTCTTTAATCACCCAATTAAAGACAGCAgtattaatacattttttatccACAATTATGTAGGATAAATCAATCCACGTTATcgcttctattttattttaacgaTTAGTCAAGTTGGAGaaccaattaaataattaattttaaaaaataacaaaattcatCTGAAGAAGAATTggtaaaagaaattgtaaaattagtcaaaattaagtaaaatcaGTCAGAACAAGTCAAATACcgatgattaaaaatatatatttagtaacACATTATTTtaaccatataaaaaaatttgaccTAATTTttgttagggttaaatatgtttttcgtccctcaaCTATTGGccatttttgtgtttagtccttctttcaaagtatggtacaatttagtccttcaactttagaaaactatggttttagtcttttttaccaataccaaatttttttaactttatttgctgtttcaagcacgttacattatagcatttggattgtttacacattttgacacatttttgtttcaatgttaactgagaaacgcgtttgaaacagcaaataaagttaaaaaaatttggtaaaaaggactaataccagagttttctaaagttgaaggactaaattgtaggagagactaaacacaaaagcggccaatagttgggggatgaaaaacatatttaaccctttttgtTATCTATTctacatataaatttattaataataaaaaaagataattttaatatgactaacatttatttttaattttatatgcattttaaatattaaaaacctatgaatttatgttttatttcagTTTTCAATATcagaattataatattatacttttaatgtatttatttaattattataaattttttattaagttaatttcAGTTCTATCATATATCTACAAACCAAGCAACCCcttatttaatgaataattgaATTACGGTTGAAAGCATTGTTATTATCGTTCCCTGTTGAGACCACACTTCACTATATTCCACAAGAACTTCTTCCTTCTAGGCATGTTTATCtccacaataataataataataataataataataataatatatgaaagaatatgctgaataatatattattgaagATAATTccattaataaaagaaaagaataattgtttttattttcacctGGTTACgcaactttatttatttatttatttatttttgcgTGAATATTATGGCTCTGTCTTGGGACCTCCACTTGGTGTTTTATGTGTTAAAGGAATGAGGGTGATGGTTCGTTGcttttggattatttttattattccaaTTATGCCCTCTTTCTGAAGATTGATACTGAAATGGAAAGGAATTAGGGCTTTCTTCCTGCATCTTAAAGTTCAAAAAGGTCAAGAGTTTGTGTTATAATAAGAAACTATTTTCTTCTTATCCATTCtccatttttttatcaacaaaaataaatatattaaataaagacaATTGTTTCTTCAACCCATACATAAAAACatatgcaaaaaaataaaaataaaacacactaATATAACTCTTCCTTTTAATACGATGTTACAAAAATCATTGGGATGATAACAATATCATTGAAGACTAAAATTTACGTTGTAATTCAAATTCTATACCAATCCCAAAAGCATCTATTAAAAAATCATCCATACATATGTATGAAATCATCatagtttcatttattttcatctagaCTCTGTAATTTTCGATAGAGTATCCAAAAAATTCTACAACCATTAAAAAAAACCAAGAATTCCATAATAAAAAAGTCACAACatcatacaaaacaaaacacataaaGATACCTATTGGTAACATTTGCTTATTACGTTTCTCAAATGTGTCTAAGAGAACAAAGGTTTAAGCTTAGAGTCGCATTGATAATATTAATAgataatattattaacatacttatacaatattataaataagttataaaacaaaagtttattctttttcatttaacgTATATATTATTATCCTCATTTATTTCATAAAGAATGAAatcttttattcaaatatttaaaatagaagtAAAGATAAGTACTGataattttctaatatatatatatatatatatatatatatatatatatatatatatatatcaaaataatagtATTTGGTGAAGAGggaatttaattcatttatatataaaggTTATATGAGACcttcattaatattattgttataaatctttgaattaaaaaaaattgaataaatgtACATGtcatatactaattaaatttaattttttatccaaaGAATGAGAACCAAAGACATGAACTGTAGATTACTATATTTTGTATCATGTACTTTTGGGAAGCCAATAGAATAAGAGTTGCATGAACTTTTTAACCCTCTGagacaaatttattaattggCATAGTTTACAATTGCAGCACATTACACAGTGCCATGAATATGATTTAGCACACAATTTATCTGTCGGTGCTCAACAAAGCACAGATCAACAATCATAGTTTTAGCTCAACAAATTCATACAAGAAAAGGAATTAACAAAACATGCATTTACGTATATTGGGACAATTTCTAAAGTATAATATATGCAACTTTGGTTGGTTGATTCCGACGATGTTCATGTTGATCCTCATGCAAAGGAACATTCTGGAGGGAGCCCTTGTGGAAAACGTCTGATATCAGTGCAGTAGTTGTAAATCATGTAGTTCTTTTGCACCAAACGAAGCTTGGCTTGCCCCGTGGCATCCAGTGACTGGCCAGAGGAGGAAGAACATGAAGAAGAACCTGAAGAAGACCGAACACAAGCTTCTGCATTGAAGTTTCTGTATGAGGCCGTGAATGGGGCCTGGCTCCAGTCCGTTTTCACAAGCCCACCTCTCGTGGCCCAATCCTCAGCATCCCATAAGCTAGAGTATATTCTCATAGGTTGGTTCTTGGGGAATGGAACACCCTTTGTCTCCAAATTCTTGAACTCCCTTATTGGTGTTCCATCCACAGAAAATCTGTTAGATGAAATCAgagaaaagtttaattttttattagtgaaTAGCCAGATTGATGTGCGAAAGATGAATATAATAGCTGATGAGTGTTTGATTAAGACCTTTTATAAGTgatggttttgaaaaaaaaaaaaaaaagtgcatcTTTCATGGAAAATTGAGATGTTAACTGGTTATGGTCTCTTACATGATGCTTGCAGGATTCCATTGGACGGAGTATGTGTGGAAGTCCTTGGTGGGGTCAAACCATAGATGAAACTGTTGTTCTCTATTCCCTTTTCCTTGGCTGAATACGTTGGTGTGAAGAGTGTAAGGATCACCACTCAAGTTGCCCAAAAATTCGAAGTCTATTTCATCATGAGTAGGTCCCAGAGAAGACAGCTGCATAAATCACAAGCAACACCATTTATTATTTCACAACATTTCATAAGCTTTAACGGATTTCTTTAATGTTTGATCGAGTGAAAATTTTATCTGAGTTCAAAATAAAACCAAACTAGTTCGAGTGAATCTCTTACATAATAGGCTGTGACAGTGCCAGCTGAGTTTCCAGGCACTAGTTTGAGCTGCATGTCAATTTTTCCAAACAAGTACTCGTTTTTGGAACGAAAGCCAGAGCCAGAAGCCTTGTCTAGGGAGAGAGTAAGGAGGTTTCCATTTTCAAGGATTTTGGCACGACCACCACCCCATGTTAACTCAAAGTCTTGGAAGAAGCTACCAGCGGTGGCTGCCACCACAAACGTAGCTACCACCACCGCAAGAAATCCAATATTTTTCATCTCAACTGATGATGTATGATGATATGCCTTGGTTTTGTGTAGCAATAGAGAGGGAAAAATAGATATGCCAAGAGAAGTATTTAGTGAAAGTGGTGCATGCAAGTCAAGTTTTGAAGCTATTTATAGAGGCCAAGATGTTGATAAGAGGCAATTATTAATGTAAAGGATGATTGGATTTGAAAGTGGAACAAGTGGTTGTGAGAAAGGGAAAATGATCTAACTTATGTAGTAGATGATTAATGTTGTTCTTTTATGTATTAGGCAAATGCTGGTGCAATAAACTGATTAAGATAGGATAATTATTTGAGTAATTTTTGTTAATAGAGTTTATGGTATGgaaattgagataaaaatagtaaagaaaTGGTATTTGTTGACTTGGCAAAGTGAGATGGGACCATGACAGCTAAGGAGGGATAATATCCAAGTGCAGTCTTATCAATTTaggttttctcacttttttaactaaattgttAATATGTTATTTGTGTGTGGTTGTATGAGGTTATAAGTATTGGTTTTCAATATCCAAACATCAAATCAGAAATGGCTTCACATATCAAATCAAATTGGCTGCTGTCTAATCTTTTGT
This DNA window, taken from Vigna radiata var. radiata cultivar VC1973A chromosome 5, Vradiata_ver6, whole genome shotgun sequence, encodes the following:
- the LOC106762247 gene encoding probable xyloglucan endotransglucosylase/hydrolase protein 23 is translated as MKNIGFLAVVVATFVVAATAGSFFQDFELTWGGGRAKILENGNLLTLSLDKASGSGFRSKNEYLFGKIDMQLKLVPGNSAGTVTAYYLSSLGPTHDEIDFEFLGNLSGDPYTLHTNVFSQGKGNREQQFHLWFDPTKDFHTYSVQWNPASIIFSVDGTPIREFKNLETKGVPFPKNQPMRIYSSLWDAEDWATRGGLVKTDWSQAPFTASYRNFNAEACVRSSSGSSSCSSSSGQSLDATGQAKLRLVQKNYMIYNYCTDIRRFPQGLPPECSFA